A region from the Halomarina litorea genome encodes:
- the purS gene encoding phosphoribosylformylglycinamidine synthase subunit PurS, protein MTAYTATVTVRLKRGVLDPEAETTRRALDRLGFELEGLRSADRFEIDLDAASEEAAADRAGEMAERLLANPTIHDYDVAVAER, encoded by the coding sequence ATGACCGCCTACACGGCGACCGTCACCGTCCGCCTCAAGCGGGGGGTGCTCGACCCGGAGGCCGAGACGACCAGGCGCGCCCTCGACCGACTCGGCTTCGAACTGGAGGGGCTCCGGTCGGCCGACCGCTTCGAGATCGACCTCGACGCCGCGAGCGAGGAGGCCGCCGCAGACCGCGCGGGGGAGATGGCCGAGCGACTGCTCGCCAACCCGACCATCCACGACTACGACGTGGCCGTCGCGGAGCGCTGA
- a CDS encoding formyltetrahydrofolate deformylase, which translates to MTRELAEVTVVGDDKKGIIARVTTLLFERGANVEDLDQAVQGGVFRMTLHVDTSEMVVKPETLREALHDLGDELGQDIQVRFPGDRDTDRIAVLVTKESHCLEALVEAREAGDIDAELSVVVGNHDHLADVAEDAGIPFYDIGDGSGTPDEEWLLDILDEHDVDLIVLARYMRILSPNVVFRYEDRIINVHPSLLPAFPGAEAYRQAREEGVRIAGVTAHYVTTDLDQGPIVAQRAFDVPDGASVEELTRRGQPLEADALVEAVKLHLDDALTVYHGRTHLRDEGEGEYQLGLSSEAQAANPEGPVDRSGLAEPSEADD; encoded by the coding sequence GTGACCCGCGAACTCGCGGAGGTCACCGTCGTCGGCGACGACAAGAAGGGTATCATCGCCCGCGTGACGACGCTCCTGTTCGAGCGCGGCGCGAACGTCGAGGACCTCGACCAGGCCGTTCAGGGCGGGGTGTTCCGGATGACCCTCCACGTGGACACGAGCGAGATGGTCGTCAAACCCGAGACGCTCCGCGAGGCGCTCCACGACCTCGGCGACGAACTCGGTCAGGACATCCAGGTGCGCTTCCCGGGCGACCGGGACACCGACCGCATCGCCGTCCTCGTCACGAAGGAGTCACACTGTCTGGAGGCGCTCGTCGAGGCCCGGGAGGCCGGCGACATCGACGCCGAACTGTCGGTCGTCGTGGGCAACCACGACCACCTCGCGGACGTCGCCGAGGACGCCGGCATCCCCTTCTACGACATCGGCGACGGGTCGGGCACGCCCGACGAGGAGTGGCTGCTCGACATCCTCGACGAACACGACGTGGACCTCATCGTCCTCGCGCGCTACATGCGCATCCTCTCGCCGAACGTCGTCTTCCGCTACGAGGACCGCATCATCAACGTCCACCCCTCGCTCCTCCCGGCGTTCCCCGGCGCGGAGGCCTACCGGCAGGCCCGCGAGGAGGGCGTCCGCATCGCGGGCGTCACCGCCCACTACGTGACGACCGACCTCGACCAGGGGCCCATCGTCGCCCAGCGAGCCTTCGACGTGCCCGACGGGGCGAGCGTCGAGGAACTGACGCGGCGCGGCCAGCCACTGGAGGCCGACGCCCTCGTCGAGGCCGTGAAACTCCACCTCGACGACGCGCTCACGGTGTACCACGGGCGCACGCACCTCCGCGACGAGGGCGAGGGGGAGTACCAGTTGGGCCTCTCGAGCGAGGCGCAGGCGGCGAACCCCGAGGGGCCGGTCGACCGGTCGGGACTGGCGGAACCCTCGGAAGCGGACGACTGA
- a CDS encoding outer membrane protein assembly factor BamB family protein, translating into MRRRRALHLASGLLAGSLAGCTALGDALTGPRRYERDAPVDSRSVGPWPTLGHDARRSGYAPDVSGPPADASVSSVVDAGLYPEMQPVLAADTLYYGANRRDADGSSSRGPFSGFVATGFDGTERWTVAESKGLATPTVVGDAVFTTSAGNTRALDRRDGSLCWQYDVGYGSPGASPTVLDGTVYVTDGEVTALDARTGERRWVAEVNTASPQGTAATPDLVAATSGSGGEGGAYGIDPADGTLLWNAGAVGESYAPPVIGDGRVFVVTTDGTLHALDSADGSPVWRHELRRSAYERVTVAEEMVYVKGTNDRTLFALDTVDGTERWSVEFDAGAPRLVPTVAADRVYVAEGVDHGAVSVLDAATGDRLNRYDLPSAPTTGPVVGDGFAVVGTGRHSSEGRLVVLS; encoded by the coding sequence ATGCGCCGACGCCGCGCCCTCCACCTCGCGAGCGGCCTCCTCGCCGGGTCGCTCGCGGGTTGTACCGCCCTCGGTGACGCCCTCACGGGTCCTCGCCGCTACGAACGTGACGCCCCAGTCGACAGCCGTTCTGTCGGGCCGTGGCCCACGCTGGGCCACGACGCTCGTCGGAGTGGCTACGCACCCGACGTGAGTGGTCCCCCGGCGGATGCGTCCGTCTCGTCGGTCGTGGACGCCGGACTGTACCCGGAGATGCAACCCGTGCTCGCTGCTGACACGCTCTACTACGGCGCGAACCGCCGAGACGCGGACGGGTCGAGTTCCAGGGGACCGTTCTCCGGGTTCGTCGCCACCGGATTCGACGGAACCGAGCGGTGGACCGTCGCCGAAAGCAAGGGGCTGGCGACGCCGACCGTCGTCGGGGACGCGGTGTTCACCACCAGCGCCGGGAATACGCGCGCCCTCGACCGCCGGGACGGGTCGCTCTGCTGGCAGTACGACGTCGGCTACGGCTCCCCCGGGGCCTCGCCGACCGTGCTCGACGGGACGGTGTACGTCACCGACGGCGAGGTGACGGCCCTCGACGCCCGGACCGGCGAACGGCGGTGGGTCGCCGAGGTCAACACGGCCAGTCCACAGGGCACCGCCGCGACGCCGGACCTCGTCGCCGCGACGAGTGGCAGCGGCGGTGAGGGCGGCGCGTACGGTATCGACCCCGCCGACGGCACCCTGCTGTGGAATGCTGGGGCAGTCGGCGAGAGCTACGCACCTCCCGTCATCGGCGACGGGCGAGTGTTCGTCGTCACGACGGACGGGACGCTCCACGCGCTCGATTCGGCAGATGGCTCGCCTGTCTGGAGACACGAACTGCGACGGTCCGCGTACGAACGTGTCACCGTGGCCGAGGAGATGGTGTACGTCAAGGGGACGAACGACAGGACACTGTTCGCCCTCGACACCGTCGACGGGACCGAGCGGTGGTCGGTCGAGTTCGACGCGGGAGCGCCGCGTCTCGTCCCGACGGTCGCCGCCGACCGCGTGTACGTCGCGGAGGGTGTGGACCACGGGGCCGTCTCTGTCCTCGACGCCGCAACCGGGGACCGACTGAACAGGTACGACCTCCCGTCCGCGCCGACGACGGGACCGGTCGTCGGCGACGGGTTCGCCGTGGTCGGTACCGGCCGCCACTCGTCAGAGGGTCGGCTCGTCGTACTCTCCTGA
- a CDS encoding phosphoribosylaminoimidazolesuccinocarboxamide synthase — translation MTSVKEFRVDEAATRERLGRGAFVFTDAYSVFDWGQMPDPIPGKGASLCAMGAANFELLESEGVPTHYRGVVPGDDEDPVSLDDVEDPPREMAIDLTQVPDLPHEGRKYDYEAYHDAAGENYLVPLEIVFRNTVPVGSSLRSRTTPGAVGLDHSEWPAEAVDLPEPVVEFSTKYEESDRYLAREEADAIAGVADIEALESVAHEVNRLVTDRAAEASLTHEDGKIECLYYDGEIRVADVVGTFDENRFSYEGQEVSKEVIRQYHKRTQSEWVAAVETAKREAKARDVADWRTLCDRDPEPLSEAVLETASDLYTAGANAYLGRELFDAPSIERAVAAARDL, via the coding sequence ATGACCAGCGTCAAGGAGTTCCGCGTCGACGAGGCGGCGACGCGGGAGCGACTCGGTCGGGGCGCGTTCGTGTTCACCGACGCCTACTCGGTGTTCGACTGGGGGCAGATGCCCGACCCGATTCCGGGGAAGGGCGCGTCGCTCTGTGCGATGGGCGCGGCCAACTTCGAACTGCTCGAGAGCGAGGGCGTCCCCACCCACTACCGGGGCGTCGTCCCCGGGGACGACGAGGACCCGGTCTCCCTCGACGACGTGGAGGACCCGCCCCGCGAGATGGCCATCGACCTCACGCAGGTCCCCGACCTGCCCCACGAGGGCCGCAAGTACGACTACGAGGCCTACCACGACGCCGCGGGCGAGAACTACCTCGTCCCCCTCGAAATCGTCTTCCGGAACACCGTCCCCGTGGGGTCGTCGCTCCGGTCCCGGACGACCCCCGGGGCGGTCGGCCTCGACCACTCCGAGTGGCCCGCGGAGGCCGTCGACCTGCCCGAACCCGTCGTCGAGTTCTCCACGAAGTACGAGGAGTCCGACCGCTATCTCGCCCGCGAGGAGGCCGACGCCATCGCGGGCGTCGCGGACATCGAGGCCCTCGAATCGGTCGCCCACGAGGTGAACCGCCTCGTCACCGACCGCGCCGCGGAGGCCAGCCTGACCCACGAGGACGGCAAGATCGAGTGTCTCTACTACGATGGCGAGATACGGGTGGCCGACGTGGTCGGCACCTTCGACGAGAACCGCTTCTCCTACGAGGGACAGGAGGTGTCCAAGGAGGTCATCCGCCAGTACCACAAGCGCACGCAGTCCGAGTGGGTGGCGGCCGTCGAGACGGCCAAACGCGAGGCGAAAGCGCGCGACGTGGCCGACTGGCGCACGCTCTGTGACCGCGACCCCGAACCGCTCTCGGAGGCCGTTCTCGAAACCGCGAGCGACCTCTACACCGCCGGCGCGAACGCCTATCTCGGCCGGGAACTGTTCGACGCGCCGTCCATCGAGCGGGCGGTGGCGGCGGCCCGGGACCTCTGA
- a CDS encoding FAD-binding oxidoreductase, whose translation MAVEFRIVDDEAIQAFEEGFRGSILRPGDDAYDEARSIWNAMIDRRPALVARCAGVADVIRSVNFAREHGLPLAVHGGGHNIAGNAVCDDGLMLDLSPMRSVRVDPEARIAWAEPGVTLAEFDHETQAFGLATPLGINSTTGLAGLTLGGGFGWLSRSLGLTIDNLRAVELVTARGELVHASEDEHPDLFWGVRGGSGNFGVVTGFEFDLHDIGTAVLSGLVVHPFDDPAALLRQYRDFVAEAPEELSAWVVLRHAPPLPFLPESVHGDLVVVFAACYVGDAVEGERVLAPLRELGDPIADVISPHQYTAWQQAFDPLLTEGARNYWKSHYFAALSDDAIDTFVEHARTIPSPLTEIFIGHLGGAINRIPSDATAYPHRDAEFTMNVHGRWESPERDDEVVAWARALHEALTPYATGGVYGNFVPEREGQEHAVYGENYDRLVELKDEWDPENLFSMNQNVAPSARPGDARPAR comes from the coding sequence ATGGCAGTAGAGTTTAGAATCGTCGACGACGAGGCGATACAGGCGTTCGAGGAGGGGTTCCGCGGGTCGATTCTGCGCCCCGGCGACGACGCCTACGACGAGGCCCGCTCCATCTGGAACGCGATGATCGACCGCCGCCCGGCGCTCGTCGCGCGGTGTGCGGGCGTCGCGGACGTGATTCGCTCGGTGAACTTCGCGCGCGAGCACGGCCTCCCGCTGGCGGTCCACGGCGGCGGGCACAACATCGCGGGCAACGCGGTCTGTGACGACGGCCTCATGCTGGACCTCTCGCCGATGAGGTCGGTGCGCGTGGACCCGGAGGCGCGTATCGCGTGGGCGGAACCGGGCGTCACCCTCGCGGAGTTCGACCACGAGACGCAGGCGTTCGGCCTCGCCACCCCCCTCGGCATCAACTCCACGACGGGGCTCGCGGGGCTCACCCTCGGCGGCGGGTTCGGGTGGCTCTCCCGGTCGCTCGGGCTGACCATCGACAACCTGCGGGCGGTCGAACTCGTCACCGCGCGCGGCGAACTCGTCCACGCCAGCGAGGACGAACACCCCGACCTGTTCTGGGGCGTCCGGGGCGGGAGCGGGAACTTCGGGGTCGTCACCGGCTTCGAGTTCGACCTCCACGACATCGGGACGGCGGTCCTCTCGGGGCTGGTCGTCCACCCGTTCGACGACCCGGCGGCTCTCCTCCGGCAGTACCGCGACTTCGTCGCCGAGGCACCGGAGGAACTCTCGGCGTGGGTCGTCCTCCGGCACGCGCCGCCGCTCCCGTTCCTCCCCGAGTCGGTCCACGGCGACCTCGTGGTGGTGTTCGCCGCCTGCTACGTGGGGGACGCGGTGGAGGGTGAACGCGTCCTCGCCCCCCTGCGCGAACTGGGCGACCCCATCGCGGACGTGATTTCGCCCCACCAGTACACCGCGTGGCAACAGGCGTTCGACCCCCTGCTCACCGAGGGCGCGCGCAACTACTGGAAGTCACACTACTTCGCGGCCCTGTCGGACGACGCCATCGACACGTTCGTCGAGCACGCGCGGACCATCCCCTCGCCGCTGACCGAGATATTCATCGGGCACCTCGGCGGGGCCATCAACCGCATCCCGAGCGACGCCACCGCCTACCCGCACCGCGACGCCGAGTTCACGATGAACGTCCACGGGCGCTGGGAGTCGCCCGAGAGGGACGACGAGGTCGTCGCGTGGGCGCGCGCCCTCCACGAGGCGCTCACCCCCTACGCCACGGGCGGCGTCTACGGCAACTTCGTCCCCGAGCGCGAGGGCCAGGAGCACGCCGTCTACGGCGAGAACTACGACCGACTGGTCGAACTCAAAGACGAGTGGGATCCCGAGAACCTGTTCTCGATGAACCAGAACGTCGCCCCCTCGGCCCGACCCGGGGACGCCCGGCCCGCGAGATAG
- the cofH gene encoding 7,8-didemethyl-8-hydroxy-5-deazariboflavin synthase subunit CofH — translation MGRYRPTNVPRDRFHFAHTPPSDQSFENALAKARAGERLTVDDGVELLTTGTEFEGIDPERKELVLEAADQRRAEVVGEDVTFVANLNNNVTTACNTGCLFCNFKDPAGEFEGEVPPPEAQGFTKTPEESRRIVSDAVERGIYEVTSVSGLHPALALNDEHLEVLEANGGPNYKPASRYRTDPGTYVEQIRAMAVDGVHVHSMTPEEAYHGKRGTDWSYEQVYRELGEAGLDSVPGTAAEILVDEVRDVICPQKIRSGDWVDAMEAAARVGMDMTATIMYGHVENERHRVMHLDVVRELQDRTGAITEFVPLSFVHANTPLAEKGIIDSGATQDEDELLMAVSRLYLDNVENLQSSWVKFGDELGLKMLSCGANDFMGTILSEEITKRAGGEFGEFRSVREYVEMITAIGRRPVERSTDYRQHRPIDPETDLLGPMLGPKADGTPLMDAPVAPADD, via the coding sequence ATGGGCCGGTACCGACCGACGAACGTCCCCCGCGACCGATTCCACTTCGCGCACACGCCCCCGTCCGACCAGTCCTTCGAGAACGCCCTCGCGAAGGCGCGGGCCGGCGAGCGACTGACCGTCGACGACGGCGTCGAACTGCTCACCACCGGCACGGAGTTCGAGGGCATCGACCCCGAGCGAAAGGAACTGGTCCTCGAAGCCGCCGACCAGCGCCGGGCCGAGGTGGTCGGCGAGGACGTGACGTTCGTGGCGAACCTGAACAACAACGTCACGACGGCGTGCAACACCGGCTGTCTGTTCTGTAACTTCAAGGACCCGGCGGGCGAATTTGAAGGGGAGGTCCCCCCGCCCGAGGCACAGGGGTTCACGAAGACCCCCGAGGAGTCCCGACGCATCGTGAGCGACGCCGTCGAACGCGGCATCTACGAGGTCACCTCCGTCTCCGGTCTCCACCCTGCGCTCGCGCTGAACGACGAACACCTCGAAGTCCTCGAGGCGAACGGCGGCCCGAACTACAAGCCCGCCTCGCGCTACCGGACCGACCCGGGCACGTACGTCGAGCAGATTCGCGCGATGGCCGTCGACGGCGTCCACGTCCACTCGATGACGCCCGAGGAGGCCTACCACGGCAAGCGCGGCACCGACTGGTCCTACGAGCAGGTCTACCGCGAACTGGGCGAGGCGGGCCTCGACTCCGTCCCCGGCACGGCCGCCGAGATTCTCGTCGACGAGGTGCGCGACGTCATCTGCCCACAGAAGATTCGCTCCGGCGACTGGGTCGACGCGATGGAGGCCGCCGCCCGCGTCGGGATGGACATGACCGCGACCATCATGTACGGCCACGTCGAGAACGAGCGCCACCGCGTGATGCACCTCGACGTGGTCCGCGAGTTGCAGGACCGCACCGGCGCCATCACCGAGTTCGTCCCGCTCTCGTTCGTCCACGCGAACACCCCGCTCGCGGAGAAGGGTATCATCGACAGCGGGGCGACGCAGGACGAGGACGAACTGCTGATGGCCGTCTCCAGACTCTACCTCGACAACGTCGAAAACCTGCAGTCTTCCTGGGTGAAGTTCGGCGACGAACTCGGCCTGAAGATGCTCTCGTGTGGCGCGAACGACTTCATGGGGACCATCCTCTCCGAGGAGATAACCAAGCGCGCGGGCGGCGAGTTCGGCGAGTTCCGCTCGGTCCGCGAGTACGTCGAGATGATAACCGCAATCGGCAGGCGGCCCGTCGAGCGCTCGACGGACTACCGCCAGCACCGACCCATCGACCCCGAGACGGACCTCCTCGGCCCCATGCTCGGCCCGAAGGCGGACGGGACACCCCTGATGGACGCGCCCGTCGCGCCCGCCGACGACTGA
- the cofG gene encoding 7,8-didemethyl-8-hydroxy-5-deazariboflavin synthase subunit CofG, giving the protein MIPGAAAYGVDVRIEEAAVERALAVTPVEVASADELTFARNVFLPLTTACRYTCTYCTYYDVPGQASLMTPEEIRETCRTGADAGCTEALFTFGDDPDDRYTAVHDQLDEWGHGSIHEYLREACEIALEEGLLPHANPGDQTREQMELVADLNASMGVMLETTAEVQAHGGPRAKSPGQRLATIRTAGELGVPFTTGILVGIGEDWRDRAESLLAIREMHERYGHVQEVIVQPVVDNERWRGGTPDLATMRRVVAMARAVLPEAVSVQAPPNLAPVRDLLDCGIDDLGGVSPVTDDYINPDYAWPALRELEDVADYGGVPLRERLPIYERFVPEWCSPRIREALEADDAAGERYRAVLE; this is encoded by the coding sequence GTGATACCGGGTGCCGCGGCGTACGGCGTCGACGTGCGAATCGAGGAGGCGGCCGTCGAGCGGGCGCTCGCGGTGACGCCCGTCGAGGTGGCGAGCGCCGACGAACTCACCTTCGCGCGAAACGTCTTCCTGCCGCTGACGACCGCCTGTCGGTACACCTGCACGTACTGTACGTACTACGACGTGCCGGGACAGGCGTCGCTGATGACGCCCGAGGAGATCCGCGAGACCTGTCGGACGGGCGCGGACGCGGGGTGTACCGAGGCGCTGTTCACCTTCGGCGACGACCCCGACGACCGCTACACGGCCGTCCACGACCAACTCGACGAGTGGGGCCACGGCTCCATCCACGAGTACCTCCGCGAGGCCTGCGAGATCGCACTGGAGGAGGGCCTGCTCCCCCACGCCAACCCCGGCGACCAGACGCGCGAGCAGATGGAACTCGTCGCGGACCTGAACGCCTCGATGGGGGTCATGCTGGAGACCACCGCCGAGGTGCAGGCCCACGGCGGCCCCCGGGCGAAGTCGCCGGGCCAGCGGCTGGCGACGATTCGGACGGCGGGCGAACTCGGCGTCCCCTTCACGACGGGCATCCTCGTCGGCATCGGCGAGGACTGGCGCGACCGGGCGGAGTCGTTACTGGCCATCCGCGAGATGCACGAACGCTACGGCCACGTCCAGGAGGTCATCGTCCAGCCGGTGGTGGACAACGAGCGCTGGCGCGGGGGGACGCCGGACCTCGCGACGATGCGCCGCGTCGTTGCGATGGCCCGCGCGGTGCTCCCCGAGGCGGTGAGCGTGCAGGCGCCGCCGAACCTCGCGCCGGTCCGTGACCTCCTCGACTGCGGCATCGACGATCTGGGTGGAGTGTCGCCGGTGACGGACGACTACATCAACCCCGACTACGCGTGGCCGGCGCTGCGCGAACTGGAGGACGTCGCCGACTATGGGGGCGTCCCCCTGCGCGAACGCCTCCCAATCTACGAGCGGTTCGTCCCCGAGTGGTGCTCGCCCCGAATCAGGGAGGCCCTCGAAGCGGACGACGCCGCAGGCGAGCGATACCGGGCGGTCCTCGAGTAG
- the cofC gene encoding 2-phospho-L-lactate guanylyltransferase — MRVVVPYRVADPKTRLADLLDREERPAFARAMLDDVLGAVRAAGHDPTVLATEPFDCPARVRVDDRSLSRAVDAVVDESLPERPVAVVMADLPLATPRALGRLFETDGDVVVAPGRGGGTNALVVRDSAFRADYHGASFRDHRRACETAGLTFETVDSYRLGTDVDEPADLVEVLLHGEGTARRWLDDHAFDVETGDGRVRPVRRERG; from the coding sequence ATGCGCGTCGTCGTCCCCTATCGCGTCGCGGACCCGAAGACCCGGCTCGCGGACCTGCTGGACCGCGAGGAGCGGCCGGCGTTCGCCCGGGCGATGCTCGACGACGTCCTCGGGGCGGTTCGGGCGGCGGGCCACGACCCGACGGTGCTCGCCACCGAACCGTTCGACTGTCCCGCTCGGGTGCGGGTGGACGACCGGTCACTCTCGAGGGCGGTCGACGCCGTCGTCGACGAGTCGCTCCCGGAGCGCCCGGTCGCGGTCGTGATGGCGGACCTGCCGCTCGCGACCCCTCGCGCGCTCGGTCGCCTGTTCGAGACGGACGGCGACGTGGTGGTTGCGCCGGGGCGCGGCGGCGGGACGAACGCCCTCGTCGTGCGCGACTCCGCGTTCCGTGCGGACTACCACGGCGCGTCGTTCCGCGACCACCGGCGGGCCTGCGAGACGGCGGGCCTGACATTCGAGACGGTCGACTCCTACCGACTCGGGACGGACGTCGACGAACCCGCGGACCTCGTGGAGGTGCTCCTCCACGGTGAGGGGACCGCGCGGCGGTGGCTCGACGACCACGCGTTCGACGTCGAGACGGGCGACGGTCGGGTCCGCCCGGTGCGGCGCGAACGGGGGTAA
- a CDS encoding tubulin/FtsZ family protein translates to MKLAMIGFGQAGGKILDRFLEYDERTGSNIVRAALAVNTAKADLMGLERVPEERRVLIGQSRVKGHGVGADNELGAEVAEEDIDEVMSAMDDIPAHEVDAFLIVAGMGGGTGSGGGPVLARHLKRIYTEPVYALGVLPGSDEGGIYTLNAARSFQTFVRETDNLLVFDNDNWRQAGESVQGGYDDINAEIVERFGLLFGAGEVRRGGEVAESVVDSSEIINTLAGGGVSTVGYASETIEREDTGLLSRFRGTGGDELDAAQTTNRITSLVRKAALGRLTMPCEVGGVERGLLVMAGPSRYLNRKGIERGRKWMEEQTGSMEVRGGDYPLNDGDFVASVVLLAGVTNAPRIKELQQVAIEAQDNIDEIRDASERNLESLVHDTSDELEPLF, encoded by the coding sequence ATGAAGCTGGCAATGATCGGCTTTGGGCAGGCCGGCGGGAAGATCCTCGACCGATTCCTCGAGTACGACGAACGGACCGGGTCCAACATCGTCCGGGCAGCGCTCGCGGTCAACACCGCGAAGGCCGACCTGATGGGCCTCGAACGGGTCCCCGAGGAGCGCCGCGTGCTCATCGGGCAGTCGCGCGTGAAAGGGCACGGCGTCGGTGCGGACAACGAACTCGGCGCGGAGGTCGCCGAGGAGGACATCGACGAGGTGATGAGCGCGATGGACGACATCCCGGCCCACGAGGTCGACGCGTTCCTCATCGTCGCCGGGATGGGCGGCGGGACGGGGTCCGGCGGCGGGCCTGTCCTCGCGCGCCACCTCAAGCGCATCTACACGGAACCGGTGTACGCACTCGGCGTCCTCCCCGGCAGCGACGAGGGCGGCATCTACACGCTCAACGCGGCCCGGTCGTTCCAGACGTTCGTCCGCGAGACGGACAACCTGCTCGTCTTCGATAACGACAACTGGCGACAGGCCGGCGAGTCGGTTCAGGGCGGCTACGACGACATCAACGCCGAGATCGTCGAGCGCTTCGGCCTCCTGTTCGGGGCCGGCGAGGTCCGACGCGGCGGCGAGGTCGCAGAGAGCGTCGTCGACTCCTCCGAGATCATCAACACGCTCGCGGGCGGCGGCGTCTCCACCGTCGGCTACGCGAGCGAGACCATCGAGCGCGAGGACACGGGCCTGCTCTCGCGGTTCCGGGGTACGGGCGGCGACGAACTCGACGCGGCCCAGACGACCAACCGCATCACCTCGCTGGTCCGGAAGGCGGCGCTCGGTCGCCTCACCATGCCCTGTGAGGTCGGCGGCGTCGAGCGCGGCCTCCTCGTCATGGCCGGTCCCTCGCGGTACCTCAACCGGAAGGGAATCGAGCGCGGCCGCAAGTGGATGGAGGAGCAGACCGGGAGCATGGAGGTCCGCGGCGGCGACTACCCGCTCAACGACGGCGACTTCGTCGCGAGCGTCGTCCTCCTCGCGGGCGTGACGAACGCGCCGCGCATCAAGGAACTCCAGCAGGTCGCCATCGAGGCCCAGGACAACATCGACGAGATTCGCGACGCCAGCGAGCGGAACCTGGAGAGCCTCGTCCACGACACGAGCGACGAACTCGAACCCCTGTTCTGA
- a CDS encoding complex I NDUFA9 subunit family protein, which translates to MNVLVVGGTGFIGSKLCGELAERGHDVTAMSSSPDDSEVPAGVDTAAGDITDYDSIESAFEGRAAVVNLVALSPLFRPDGGNRKHFEIHLQGTENVVQAAKDHGVPKVVQMSALGADPEGDTAYIQSKGQAEKVVEASGLDYVIFRPSVVFGDGGEFVPFTKKLAPRPASPLPGGGDTKFQPIWVGDLVPMLADAVEDDAHDGHTYEVGGPQVLTMAQVAKMAHRAEGHSYTPLPLPMAMADIGLGLLGALGGPMGKDQARSLRMDNTTDDNDVEAFGRSEADLTTLGEYLGLEERRTDSIPAE; encoded by the coding sequence ATGAACGTACTCGTCGTCGGCGGTACGGGGTTCATCGGGTCGAAGCTCTGTGGCGAACTCGCGGAGCGCGGCCACGACGTCACGGCGATGTCGAGTTCGCCCGACGACAGCGAGGTCCCCGCGGGCGTCGACACCGCGGCGGGCGACATCACCGACTACGACTCCATCGAGTCGGCCTTCGAGGGCCGGGCCGCCGTCGTCAACCTCGTCGCCCTCTCGCCGCTGTTCCGCCCGGACGGCGGGAACCGCAAGCACTTCGAGATACACCTGCAGGGCACCGAGAACGTCGTGCAGGCCGCGAAGGACCACGGCGTCCCCAAGGTCGTCCAGATGAGCGCGCTCGGCGCGGACCCGGAGGGCGACACCGCCTACATCCAGTCGAAGGGGCAGGCCGAGAAGGTCGTCGAGGCCTCCGGTCTCGACTACGTCATCTTCCGGCCGTCCGTCGTCTTCGGCGACGGCGGCGAGTTCGTCCCGTTCACGAAGAAACTCGCGCCGCGCCCGGCCTCGCCGCTCCCCGGCGGCGGCGACACGAAGTTCCAGCCCATCTGGGTGGGTGACCTCGTCCCCATGCTCGCCGACGCTGTCGAAGACGACGCACACGACGGTCACACCTACGAGGTGGGCGGGCCGCAGGTCCTCACGATGGCGCAGGTGGCGAAGATGGCCCACCGCGCCGAGGGCCACTCCTACACCCCCCTCCCGCTCCCGATGGCGATGGCCGACATCGGTCTCGGCCTCCTCGGTGCCCTCGGCGGGCCGATGGGGAAGGACCAGGCGCGGTCGCTGCGCATGGACAACACCACCGACGACAACGACGTCGAGGCGTTCGGGCGGAGCGAGGCCGACCTGACCACGCTCGGCGAGTACCTGGGACTCGAAGAACGCCGGACCGACTCGATTCCCGCGGAGTAG